Proteins encoded by one window of Lathyrus oleraceus cultivar Zhongwan6 chromosome 1, CAAS_Psat_ZW6_1.0, whole genome shotgun sequence:
- the LOC127076168 gene encoding probable galacturonosyltransferase 4 has translation MIGVRNIVVVLLCITVVAPILLYTDRLGSFESPPSTKRDFIEDVSAFTFNSADSSHLNLLPQETSTVLKEPIGVVYADDDWINRRNLPQALQLAESREHVSARVLSTTTEEDQTEKDSNIKLVTDETKQGIQGGDGNLEKADTIGEHVSGEDAIDVDDHDGKLSKLTHDTTEEPLVKGTVLEQQQATETSGGNKKRPETYKQNDQLPSDARVQQLKDQLIQAKVFLSLPVVKTNPHLTRELRLRVKEITRVVGEATKDSDLPRNAKEKMKAMEQTLLKGKQVQDDCAASVKKLRAMIHSTEEQLHVLKKQTLFLTQLTAKTLPKGLHCLPLRLTTDYYKLNASQQQFANQEKLEDPKLYHYALFSDNILATAVVVNSTVVNAKDATKHVFHVVTDRLNYAAMRMWFLGNPPGKATIQVQNVEDFTWLNASYSPVLKQLASPAMIDYYFKAHRATSDSNLKYRNPKYLSILNHLRFYLPEVFPKLNKVLFLDDDIVVQKDLTGLWSVDLKGNVNGAVETCGESFHRFDRYLNFSNPLIAKNFDPRACGWAYGMNVFDLVQWKRQKITEVYHNWQNLNHDRQLWKLGTLPPGLITFWKRTFPLHRSWHVLGLGYNHNVNQKEIERAAVMHYNGNMKPWLEISIPKFRSYWTKYVNYNHVYLRECNINP, from the exons ATGATAGGGGTTAGGAACATTGTGGTGGTGTTGCTTTGTATTACTGTTGTTGCTCCTATTCTTCTTTACACTGATCGTCTTGGTTCCTTTGAATCTCCACCCTCCA CCAAACGAGATTTTATTGAAGATGTTAGTGCTTTT ACTTTCAATTCAGCAGACTCTAGTCACTTAAATCTGCTTCCTCAG GAAACTTCTACGGTTCTTAAGGAACCTATTGGAGTTGTGTATGCAGATGATGATTGGATTAATAGAAGGAATTTGCCTCAAG CCTTGCAATTGGCGGAATCGAGGGAACATGTATCTGCTAGGGTGTTGTCAACCACAACGGAAGAAGATCAAACTGAAAAGGATAGCAACATCAAACTTGTTACAGATGAAACTAAGCAAGGAATTCAAGGCGGGGATGGAAACTTGGAGAAAGCCGATACAATTGGTGAACATGTGAGCGGGGAAGATGCTATTGATGTTGATGACCATGATGGGAAACTCTCTAAGTTGACCCATGATACTACCGAAGAGCCTCTTGTTAAG GGTACCGTATTGGAGCAACAACAAGCAACGGAAACTTCTGGCGGAAACAAGAAAAGACCTGAGACCTATAAACAGAATGACCAATTGCCATCGGATGCTCGGGTGCAACAACTAAAAGATCAGCTCATCCAAGCGAAGGTCTTCCTTTCTCTTCCAGTGGTTAAAACCAACCCTCATCTTACTCGGGAGCTTCGTTTAAGGGTTAAAGAAATAACGAGAGTAGTTGGGGAAGCAACCAAAGATTCTGATTTACCTAGGAA TGCAAAGGAGAAAATGAAGGCAATGGAGCAAACATTGTTGAAAGGAAAGCAAGTTCAAGATGATTGTGCTGCTTCTGTGAAGAAGCTTCGGGCTATGATCCATTCAACAGAAGAGCAGCTACATGTGCTCAAGAAGCAGACTTTGTTCTTAACACAATTGACAGCAAAAACACTTCCCAAAGGTCTTCATTGTCTTCCGTTGCGCCTTACAACTGATTATTATAAGTTGAATGCTTCTCAGCAACAGTTCGCCAATCAAGAGAAGTTAGAAGACCCAAAACTGTACCATTATGCATTATTTTCGGACAACATATTGGCAACAGCTGTTGTTGTGAACTCAACTGTCGTCAATGCCAAG GATGCAACGAAACATGTTTTCCACGTTGTTACCGATAGGCTCAATTATGCGGCAATGAGGATGTGGTTTTTGGGGAATCCACCTGGCAAGGCAACCATTCAGGTTCAGAACGTTGAAGACTTCACATGGTTGAATGCAAGTTACAGCCCTGTTCTTAAGCAGTTGGCTTCCCCAGCTATGATAGATTATTACTTCAAGGCTCATCGAGCAACTTCTGATTCAAACCTAAAGTATCGGAATCCAAAGTATTTATCTATCTTGAACCATCTACGTTTCTACCTGCCTGAGGTCTTTCCAAAGCTCAACAAAGTGCTGTTCTTGGACGATGATATAGTTGTGCAGAAGGATCTGACCGGTCTTTGGTCAGTTGACTTGAAAGGCAATGTAAACGGAGCTGTAGAAACTTGTGGGGAAAGTTTCCACCGTTTTGATCGCTATCTCAACTTCTCAAATCCTCTTATTGCAAAGAATTTTGACCCACGTGCTTGTGGGTGGGCGTATGGTATGAATGTATTTGATTTAGTTCAATGGAAGAGGCAAAAGATCACTGAGGTGTACCACAACTGGCAGAATCTG AATCATGATAGACAACTATGGAAGTTAGGAACACTGCCACCGGGACTGATAACATTCTGGAAACGCACTTTCCCGTTACACCGTTCATGGCACGTGTTGGGTCTTGGCTACAATCACAATGTGAACCAAAAAGAAATCGAGCGGGCTGCTGTGATGCACTACAATGGGAACATGAAGCCATGG